A region of Kribbella sp. NBC_01245 DNA encodes the following proteins:
- a CDS encoding ABC-F family ATP-binding cassette domain-containing protein yields the protein MVNSHISTALSCTDLHFAWPDGDVVFDGLSFVAGPVRSGLVGRNGTGKSTLLRLIAGRLKPQGGVVKYAGTLGYLPQDLTLDVTLSVDQALGIATTRQAIAAIEAGDASEANFAAVGDEWDVEERAEAMLGKLGLGKIGLDRRIAELSGGETILLGLAAELMRRPDVLLLDEPTNNLDLNARHRLYDAVASFRGALLVVSHDRELLDQVDQIGELRQGDLTWYGGNLTAYEQAVAIEQEAAERMVRAAESDVRRQKRELIEARMKIDKRAAQGQRAQDAGGIPKIVAGGLKRSAQVAAGKHRNLHIDRLETAKESLAEAEARVHDDDSIRIDLPATAVPAGRIVVQLDGLALRTGQEIELEIRGPERIALVGANGAGKSTLLHAIVNAQAPVVPYRLLPQRLDLLRDDLTIAENLALSAPHADNNERRARLARFLFRGRAADQLVGTLSGGERFRATLAALLLAEPPPQLLMLDEPTNNLDLASVAQLTDALASYAGALIVASHDLPWLRSIGITRWLQLDDDGLTAIDPL from the coding sequence ATGGTCAACTCTCATATCAGCACGGCCCTTTCCTGCACTGACCTGCATTTCGCCTGGCCCGACGGTGACGTCGTCTTCGACGGATTGTCGTTCGTGGCCGGCCCGGTTCGCTCCGGGCTGGTCGGGCGCAACGGCACCGGTAAGTCGACCCTGTTGCGGTTGATCGCCGGCCGGCTGAAACCCCAGGGCGGTGTGGTGAAGTACGCCGGCACGCTCGGCTATCTCCCGCAGGACCTCACCCTCGACGTCACGCTCTCGGTCGACCAGGCCCTCGGTATCGCCACCACCCGTCAAGCCATCGCGGCCATCGAGGCGGGTGACGCGTCCGAGGCCAACTTCGCCGCGGTCGGTGACGAGTGGGACGTGGAGGAGCGGGCCGAGGCGATGCTCGGCAAACTCGGCCTCGGCAAGATCGGCCTCGACCGGCGGATCGCCGAGCTGTCGGGTGGCGAGACGATCCTGCTCGGCCTGGCCGCCGAGCTGATGCGCCGCCCGGACGTGCTGCTGCTCGACGAGCCCACCAACAACCTCGACCTGAACGCACGGCACCGCTTGTACGACGCCGTCGCGTCCTTCCGTGGTGCGTTGCTGGTGGTCAGCCACGACCGCGAGTTGCTCGACCAGGTGGACCAGATCGGCGAGCTGCGGCAAGGCGATCTCACCTGGTACGGCGGCAACCTCACGGCGTACGAGCAGGCCGTCGCGATCGAGCAAGAAGCAGCCGAGCGGATGGTGCGCGCGGCCGAATCCGACGTACGGAGGCAGAAACGTGAACTGATCGAGGCCCGGATGAAGATCGACAAGCGGGCGGCCCAAGGGCAACGGGCCCAGGACGCGGGCGGTATTCCGAAGATCGTCGCGGGCGGTTTGAAGCGGAGCGCGCAGGTCGCGGCCGGGAAACACCGGAACCTGCACATCGATCGGCTCGAAACCGCAAAGGAATCCCTGGCCGAGGCTGAGGCTCGCGTCCACGATGACGACAGCATCCGGATCGACCTGCCAGCCACCGCCGTACCGGCCGGGCGGATCGTCGTTCAACTGGACGGGCTGGCGCTGAGGACCGGCCAGGAGATCGAGCTGGAGATCCGGGGGCCGGAGCGGATCGCCCTGGTCGGGGCCAACGGCGCGGGCAAGAGCACGTTGTTGCACGCCATCGTCAACGCGCAGGCGCCGGTCGTGCCGTACCGGTTGCTGCCGCAGCGGCTCGACCTGCTGCGGGATGACCTGACCATCGCGGAAAACCTGGCTCTCAGTGCACCGCATGCCGACAACAACGAAAGACGCGCTCGGCTCGCGCGGTTCCTCTTCCGAGGGCGTGCTGCGGATCAGCTTGTCGGCACGTTGTCGGGTGGCGAGCGGTTCCGGGCGACGCTGGCGGCGTTACTGCTGGCGGAACCACCGCCGCAGTTGCTGATGCTGGACGAGCCGACGAACAACCTCGACCTGGCGAGTGTGGCCCAGCTGACCGACGCCCTCGCGTCGTACGCCGGGGCCTTGATCGTGGCGAGCCACGACCTGCCCTGGCTGCGGTCGATCGGCATCACCCGCTGGCTCCAACTCGACGACGACGGCCTGACGGCCATCGACCCACTCTGA